The following proteins come from a genomic window of Cronobacter muytjensii ATCC 51329:
- the ugpA gene encoding sn-glycerol-3-phosphate ABC transporter permease UgpA, producing the protein MSSSRPVFRASWLPYALLAPQLIITVIFFIWPAGEALWYSVQSVDPFGLSSQFVGLANFTQLFHDSYYLDSFWTTIKFSALVTVSGLLVSLFFAALVDYVVRGSRFYQTLMLLPYAVAPAIAAVLWIFLFNPGRGLITHVLEQMGYYWNHSQNSGQAMFLVVFASVWKQISYNFLFFFAALQSIPRSLVEAAAIDGAGPVRRFFKLSLPLIAPVSFFLLVVNLVYAFFDTFPVIDAATAGGPVQATTTLIYKIYREGFAGLDLSTSAAQSVVLMVLVIILTVVQFRYVESKVRYQ; encoded by the coding sequence ATGTCATCATCCCGTCCGGTGTTTCGCGCAAGCTGGCTGCCTTATGCGCTGCTGGCGCCGCAGCTGATTATCACCGTTATCTTTTTTATCTGGCCTGCGGGCGAGGCGCTCTGGTACTCGGTACAAAGCGTCGATCCGTTCGGGCTCTCCAGCCAGTTTGTCGGGCTTGCGAATTTTACGCAGCTGTTTCATGACAGCTATTACCTGGACTCCTTCTGGACCACCATTAAATTCAGCGCGCTGGTGACCGTCAGCGGCCTGCTGGTGTCGCTGTTTTTCGCCGCCCTCGTGGATTATGTGGTGCGCGGCAGCCGCTTTTATCAGACGCTGATGTTGCTGCCCTACGCCGTCGCGCCCGCTATCGCCGCTGTGCTGTGGATTTTCCTCTTCAACCCCGGACGCGGGTTGATTACCCATGTGCTGGAGCAGATGGGGTATTACTGGAACCACTCGCAAAACAGCGGGCAGGCGATGTTTCTGGTGGTTTTCGCCTCGGTCTGGAAGCAGATCAGCTACAACTTTCTCTTTTTCTTCGCCGCGCTGCAGTCTATCCCGCGCTCGCTGGTCGAGGCCGCCGCTATCGACGGCGCAGGCCCGGTACGTCGTTTCTTTAAGTTGTCGCTGCCGCTTATCGCGCCGGTGAGCTTTTTCCTGCTGGTGGTCAATCTGGTGTACGCGTTTTTCGACACGTTCCCGGTTATCGACGCTGCCACCGCGGGCGGGCCGGTGCAGGCTACCACCACGCTGATTTACAAGATTTACCGCGAAGGCTTCGCCGGACTGGATCTCTCCACCTCCGCCGCGCAGTCGGTGGTGCTGATGGTGCTGGTGATCATCCTCACCGTGGTGCAGTTCCGCTATGTGGAAAGTAAGGTGCGCTACCAATGA
- the ugpE gene encoding sn-glycerol-3-phosphate ABC transporter permease UgpE — protein MIENRRGLTIFSHTILILGIAAILFPLYVAFVAATLDNQAVFATPMTLIPGTHLWENLKDIWINGVGANSAPFWLMLLNSFIMAFSITVGKIAVSMLSAFAIVWFRFPLRNLFFWMIFITLMLPVEVRIFPTVDVIASLKLMDSYTGLTLPLMASATATFLFRQFFMTLPDELMEAARIDGASPMRFFRDIVLPLSKTNLAALFVITFIYGWNQYLWPLLIVSDPALGTAVAGIKGMISVGEGSTQWNQVMAAMLLTLIPPVVIVLVMQRAFVRGLVDSEK, from the coding sequence ATGATTGAAAACCGCCGCGGGCTGACGATTTTCAGCCATACCATTTTAATTCTCGGCATCGCCGCCATTCTCTTCCCGCTCTACGTGGCGTTCGTGGCGGCAACGCTCGACAACCAGGCCGTGTTCGCCACGCCGATGACGCTTATCCCCGGCACGCACCTGTGGGAAAACCTGAAAGACATCTGGATCAACGGCGTCGGCGCCAACAGCGCGCCGTTCTGGCTGATGCTGCTCAACAGTTTCATCATGGCGTTCAGTATTACCGTCGGGAAAATCGCGGTGTCGATGCTCTCGGCATTCGCCATCGTCTGGTTTCGCTTCCCGCTGAGGAACCTCTTCTTCTGGATGATTTTTATTACGCTGATGCTGCCCGTAGAAGTGCGTATTTTCCCGACGGTAGACGTCATTGCCAGCCTGAAGCTGATGGACAGCTATACCGGCCTGACGCTGCCGTTGATGGCCTCCGCCACCGCGACATTCCTGTTCCGCCAGTTCTTTATGACGCTGCCCGATGAGCTCATGGAGGCGGCGCGCATCGACGGCGCTTCGCCGATGCGGTTCTTCCGCGACATCGTGCTGCCGCTGTCGAAAACCAACCTGGCGGCGCTGTTTGTCATTACGTTTATCTACGGCTGGAACCAATACCTCTGGCCGCTGCTTATCGTCAGCGACCCGGCGCTTGGCACGGCGGTGGCCGGTATCAAAGGCATGATTTCGGTAGGTGAGGGCAGCACGCAGTGGAATCAGGTGATGGCGGCGATGCTGCTGACGCTTATCCCGCCGGTGGTGATTGTGTTGGTAATGCAGCGCGCGTTTGTCCGCGGGCTGGTAGACAGCGAGAAATAA
- a CDS encoding sn-glycerol-3-phosphate import ATP-binding protein UgpC, translating into MAGLKLQAVTKSWDNGKTQVIQPLTVDVADGEFIVMVGPSGCGKSTLLRMVAGLERVTSGDIWIDRQRVTEMEPKERGIAMVFQNYALYPHMNVEENMAWGLKIRGMGKAHIAERVKEAARILELDGLLKRRPRELSGGQRQRVAMGRAIVRDPAVFLFDEPLSNLDAKLRVQMRLELQQLHRRLRTTSLYVTHDQVEAMTLAQRVMVMNKGVAEQIGTPVDVYERPASRFVASFIGSPAMNLLEGRVNANGTHFDVDGGLSLPLGGLHKTLAGRKVTLGIRPEHIALSSQAAGGVPLPLDTLEMLGADNLAHGRWGSQKVVARLAHQERPQPGSQLWLHLPETHLHFFDGETGQRL; encoded by the coding sequence ATGGCAGGTTTAAAACTTCAGGCGGTGACCAAAAGCTGGGATAACGGCAAAACACAGGTGATCCAGCCCCTGACGGTCGACGTGGCGGATGGCGAATTTATCGTGATGGTCGGCCCGTCCGGCTGCGGCAAATCCACGCTGCTGCGTATGGTGGCCGGGCTTGAGCGGGTGACGAGCGGCGATATCTGGATAGACCGCCAGCGCGTCACGGAAATGGAACCCAAAGAGCGCGGCATCGCGATGGTGTTCCAGAACTACGCCCTCTACCCGCACATGAACGTGGAGGAGAACATGGCCTGGGGCCTGAAAATTCGCGGCATGGGCAAAGCGCATATCGCCGAGCGTGTCAAAGAAGCCGCGCGTATTCTGGAGCTGGACGGGCTGCTGAAGCGCCGCCCGCGCGAACTCTCCGGCGGGCAGCGGCAGCGCGTGGCAATGGGCCGCGCCATCGTGCGCGACCCGGCAGTGTTTCTCTTTGACGAGCCGCTCTCTAACCTCGACGCCAAACTGCGCGTGCAGATGCGCCTTGAGCTGCAACAGTTGCACCGCCGCCTGCGCACCACATCGCTGTACGTCACGCACGATCAGGTAGAAGCGATGACGCTCGCCCAGCGCGTGATGGTGATGAACAAAGGCGTGGCGGAGCAGATAGGTACGCCGGTTGATGTGTATGAAAGGCCCGCCAGCCGCTTTGTGGCGAGCTTTATCGGCAGCCCGGCGATGAACCTGCTGGAAGGGCGCGTTAACGCCAACGGAACCCATTTTGACGTTGACGGCGGTCTCTCTCTGCCGCTTGGCGGGCTGCATAAAACGCTCGCCGGACGGAAAGTGACGCTGGGTATCCGCCCGGAACATATTGCGTTAAGCTCACAAGCCGCAGGCGGCGTGCCGCTGCCGCTCGATACGCTGGAAATGCTGGGCGCGGATAATCTCGCGCATGGCCGCTGGGGCAGCCAGAAAGTGGTGGCGCGCCTCGCGCATCAGGAGCGCCCACAGCCGGGCAGCCAGCTGTGGCTACACCTGCCGGAAACCCATCTGCACTTTTTTGACGGTGAAACAGGACAACGACTATGA